The Eubacterium ventriosum genome includes the window CTGTTGTTGTAACCGGATCATGAATCTCTGAAACAACTTTAAGAAGAAGATTGTCTGTAAGTGCAACCATTTCCGGCCAGTCTTTGATGTTTGGTCCAAACTGGATTTCTGTATCAGGATCTGCTATTCCGTGTGAGTCAAATACTCTGTTTTCATAAATACTCTTGTCAAAATGATACTTACGTCCCTTAAACTCAACATCAACATCTGTAGCTGCTGTAAGATAACCCTTGTTAGCTGCTGTTGCTGCAATAGATCTGGCATCCATAAGTGCAACTGAAGAAATCTGTCCATTCTGTAACTTACTTCCTTCTCTGTTAGGGAAGTTACGTGTTGAATGTCTGATACTGAAGGCATTGTTAGCCGGTGTATCACCTGCACCGAAACAAGGTCCACAGAATGCTGTCTTCATAACACCGCCGGTAGCCATAATATCTGCTGCGCATCCGTTTTTGATTAATTCCATATATACTGGCATAGAAGCAGGATATACACTAAGTGTAAATTCGTCAGCTCCAATGCTATGTCCCTTTAATATATCTGCTGCTGCACAAATGTTTTCAAATCCACCACCTGCACAACCTGCAATGATTCCCTGGTCAACATAAAGTTTTCCATCACGAATCTTGTTTGTAAGTTTATAATCAACCTGTCCATCTAATGAAACTAAAGCTTTCTTTTCAACATCGTGGAGAATATCTTCCAAGTTAGCATTTAATTCTTCAATAGTATATGTGTTACTTGGATGGAATGGCATTGCAATCATAGGTTTAATCTTAGATAAATCAACATAAACAATTCCATCATAGTATGTAACTTCGCCAGGATTTAATTCTTTATACTCATCTACTCTTCCATGGATGTCATAGAATTCCTTAATCTTCTCATCTGTACGCCAAATAGATGAAAGACAAGTTGTTTCTGTTGTCATAACGTCAACACCGATTCTGAAATCTGCGCTTAAGTTAGAAACACCAGGTCCTACAAATTCCATAACTTTATTCTTAACATAACCCTTGTCAAATACTTCTCCGATAATTGCAAGTGCAACGTCCTGAGGTCCTACACCCTTAGCAGGTTCTCCTGTCATGTAGATACCGATTACTTCAGGCATATTAATGTCATATGTCTGTGAAAGTAACTGCTTAACCAATTCAGGTCCGCCTTCACCCATAGCCATAGTACCAAGAGCACCATAACGTGTATGTGAATCAGAACCAAGAATCATCTTTCCGCCACCTGCTAACATCTCTCTGGCAAACTGATGAATAACTGCCTGGTGAGGTGGTACATAAATTCCGCCATATTTCTTGGCACATGTAAGTCCAAACATATGGTCATCTTCGTTAATTGTTCCACCAACAGCACATAAACTGTTATGGCAGTTTGTAAGCACATAAGGAATTGGGAATTTCTCTAATCCTGAAGCTCTTGCTGTCTGAATGATTCCAACAAATGTAATATCATGGGATGTAAGCTTATCAAACTTAATCTGAAGCTTGTCCATGTTGCCTGATGTGTTGTGTTCGTTCAAAATACCATATGCCATAGTATTCTTTGCAGCATCTTCTTTTGTAAGGTATTTATCCCCTAACTTGTTCTTTAGTAATTCTTCTGAGCCTGCACCTGTTTCTACAACTTCTGTGCCACCAATAAGGTATGCTCCGCCTTTACTTAATGTTATCATTTTTGCCTCCTATGTTTTCGTAACTTATCAGGTTAAATGCGTACCCTTCGGGGTTATATTCCATTTCTTACTGATAACTACTAGTATACATTTTTTTGCCCTTCAAATCAAGTAATACACCCATACAATAAGTCGACAATCCGGCTGGTTTGTCTGATTTTTAACCTTTCGCATTTATTGAACATTGTTATAGACCTTTAGGGGAAGATGATAGTAATGAGGACAAAAAATAAGCTGTGCTTTAATATTAAAGCACAGCTTGTTTTATTATTAAGTTGTTTATTTTTTATTCAAAAAAATCTGACCAATCTTTTATTCCGTTTACATCAATTACATCTGTTAATCCAGGCTTTTCACCACCGAGATCACTACTTGTAGTTATTACATCATTTGTGTCAAATTCTATTATATCCATCTCTGGGCTTATATATCTTCTTTCCATTATTTTGATATCTCCTCTCCCTTAATGTACTTGTTAATGATGGCCTGCTGTTCAGGACTATAACCACTAAACTTATCGCTAGCCTGTACCTTCTCAGCAACGTACTTAATTGACTTAGCATTGTTTTCAGTAACTTCTGCATAAACAGTCTTTGAATCACCATTTGAATAATTAATAGTTGCATATCCTACAGCAATAAATTTTCTACCATAGTTTTCTTTCTGGATTTTGATAATTGAACCACAGAACTTTCCTGTCTCTGTCTTTGTTCCATCATTAAACCATCCAACATTTGCAATATCGAGAACAGTATAAGTACTATCCTTTGTAAGTGTGTTTCCATTAGTTCTGTACAAATCTAATGTTGTAATAAGTGTACCTGTTGTTACTGTTTTTGAATTTAAGATTTCATCTGCAGCAATTCCATTTCCTGATTTAACAGTTGTCTGGAATCTTAAACCTGTTGGAGCTGCTAATCTAATACTTGCTCCCGGTGTCATTGTTACATTTAATTCAATGCTCTTTAAAGTCATATTTTCATTTACTGTGAGTTCTGTTCCTGGAGCATAAGCTTCTTTCTTAGTAACATTGTAGTAACCCTGACCTTCTGTTGGTACAGAAATTACTTCGCCTTCTTTGCACTGTCTTTCTTCTCCATCAATTGAAACTGTGTATTTTGTTGATCCAGGTGCTTCAAGAACTTCAACTCCTGTTTGAACACCTTCAGGAACTTCATTGTATGTTGTAAGTTTCTTAGATTCAAAGACCATAGTTGTTGCATCTGCTGCTGAACCTAAATAAATATCAAAGTTACCATTGTTTGTACTCTGAGTAGCTTCAAATACATATGTAATCTTTACCTTATTTCCAGCTGCAATACTTGCCTCATATCCTGAATTTGCATCTACGAAATCCCAAATATTAACTCTCTGGAAAACCATTTTAATTTTCTTTGCTGCTGTTGATGATACAACAACTTCTGCAACGTACTTCTTTCCCTTAACATATTTTACAGGTGCACTGTTATATTCATTCTGCCAATAATCTCCACCCGCATAGGCTGGAACTTCTTTAGTTTGGTTTGATTCATTAACTAAAACTTCTCCATCTTTGTATGCTTCCTCTTTTGCTACTTTAAAATAAATTGTAATCGATTCTGTACCATTGTAATCTGTTACCACTAATGTATGATAACCACTGGTCAAATCACTTGCCTTTACTCTGCAAAAAGCTCCCTCTTCAACATCTTTAGACACTCCGTCAAATGTTACAGATTTAAACTTAGCTGCTAATGAAAATGCGATATAATAATTATCACCTTCCAATTGTGGCTTTACTGGCACTTTGTCGGCCTTTCCATCAGCTATATAATATGATACTGTTTCTGAGTTTAAAGCCAATGTCCATTTTGAATCTTCAATAGTTGATGGGTCAAAAGGCTTTGTAGATGAACCTGTTGTTGTTTCTTCCTCTTGTCCTGGAACCGTAACGTCAATCGTTGTAATATCTGATTCTCCTGCTGCATTAACTGCACTTACACCAAATTTATATGTCTTTCCTGCTTCAAGCCCTAACTCTTCAATAGTAACTATACCACCGTTGGTAATATCTTTTTTATATGTTCCATCTAAATAAAATTTGTAGCTTGTTGCTGTTGCCACATTAGCAAATGCTATTGTATAATCTGTTTTTAAATTATTAATATTAGCAACTAAACCAGTTGGTGCTGAAGGTTTCTGCAATTCTGTTGTTCCCTCAACTTTTTCTATCTTTAACGTTGCTGTTGCAGATACTTCCTTTGCTTCTGCTGTTTTCGTAGCTACTGTTGTTGCTGTAACTACAATATCGTAACTTCCTACTTCTAAGTTAGTCACTTCTGTCAATGGAATATTCATACCATTAGCATTTTGTCCTGCTACTTTTAACTGATTTCCGTTAAGTGATGCTGTAATAGTAGCTGCATCTACAGCAATTCCCCATGCAAAATGAATCCTAGCACTATCAAAAATTCCCTGACAAGCAAACCCTGTCCATTCTCCACTATCTTTTACTGTTGCTGAATATTGTTTTCCATCAACTGTTGCTGATGGATCTGCCTTTACCTCCCTAGGATTGTACACCGTAATTGATGTTACAATCATCGCAATAGTACATATTATTGCGAGTATTCCTTGTTTCCTTTTTGAAATATTCATGTTTTTTCTCCTTTCATCCAAGATCTTGTCGAATCCCTTCGATTATTTATCCCTTATCAGACAATTCTACCAAATTAAAATGTTTTTTTCAACTACCCATGGGTTATGTTGTACACTTTTTATTCATTTCCCATAAATCAACCTGCTCTTTATGCATTTCTCTTATGCTTTTTGCACATTTTGTCTGCTTCTTTTTGTGCATTTTATACAATTATTTAGTGTTATAATGTTTTCACTATAAAACCGTTTTTATTCTTCTTGTAATTTTGCACAATTTCATCATTTTTTCTCTGTTATATGCCAAACATTAAGGTTCCCCTCTAAAGGAGTAAAGAAAAAGCCCACTGGAACAATATCTCCAGCAGACCTTTTTTCAATTGTTATATGCTATGCTTTGACTAACCAATCATAATAGACTGTTTGCTTTTTACATTTATTTGTTTTTTTTAGGAATCTTCTTAAACTGAATATATTTAACTTTGATTCCTGCTAGTACTTCTTCAAGTTTTAAGTTGTATACACCCTTGTCAAGTTTAACCTTGCAAAGCTTCTGTGTAATCCAGTTGCCGTCTGTTCCATTAGTCTGGATTACTACCATTGTTGTGCCGTTGGCATTAACGTTTACTGTTGACTGTGATAAGTTGGACTTGTCAAATGAGATGTTAACAATAATTGTATATTCCCCTTCGTCTTCAACTTCCAATGTTGCTTCTGCTCCGCTATTGAACATTACCTTATTGTCTTTTTCAATGTTAAATACTTCATACTTGGCCTGATCATTTGGAACTGAATCGTAATGTTTTGCAACGTCTGTATCAACTAACTCTCTTTCAATAACAGGCGCTGAAAGAATGAAGTTGCAGATGTTGATTGCAGCTCGCTGAAGTTCTCCGATTGTAAGTCTTCCCTCTTTAATTGATTCCTCTGTGTTGTCGTTGTTTGAGTTAACTTCTGAGCCGTTATTGTTTACAACCATATATACGTCGTTCTGTGAGCGAACCATATCTCTTGTATCCTGATTTGATTCTTCGCCACCTTCTACAACGTCGTTCATCTTGGCCCACCAGTCAGTCATTACGATACCATCGTATCCCCATTCATTTCTAAGGATTGTTGTACAAAGGTCGTAATTTGAAGCTGCCCAGTGTCCGTTAATAGGATTGTAAGCTGTCATTAATGTTTTAACTGTGCCGGCTTTTACTGCCATTTCAAACGATTTGAGATAAATCTGTCTGATTGCTCTTTCTGAGCAAACTGCGTCAATCTTAAATCTATGTGATTCCTGACCATTTAATGCGAAATGCTTAATTGTTCCCCAAGCACCACCGTCTTTAATACCGCCCGTTGATGCAACTGACATTGTTCCTGAAAGGTATGGATCTTCTGAATAGTATTCAAAGTTACGTCCGTTTAAAGGATGTCTGTGAATGTTTACTCCGGGTCCAAGTAATGTATCTACCTGATTTCCGTATAATTCCTGACCTTCCATTGTGTAAAGTTCTCTTACAAGTTTAGGATTCCATGATGCTGAAAGTGCTGTTCCAATAGGAAGCTGTGTAGCTTTTCCTTCCATTCTAAGTCCACTAGGGCCATCAGCACAACATGCTGCAGGGATTCCGTAAGCAAACAATGTATCACTTAATCCACCAAAAGCTGAAGCTGTTCCTTTTGTAACTCTAGGGTTACTCATTCCTTCACCTCTTACAATCTGTGCTAATTCTGCAACTGTAAGCTGTGCAACGAACTCTTCAATAGTGTTTTTACCTGCTTTTACATCCTGTAATGTAATTCCTACATCGCCTGTAATTTTCATGTCTTTTGGAAGATTGTCTTCAATTCTCTTAGCCATATCAACTGTAGGCTTTTGTGATGGTACATATGTAATTTCGTATGTTCCATCTTCTTTTCTCTTGCCCGGCTTCATTAATGTAAGATTTTCATCGTTAGGGCAGGCAGCTTCTGAAAGCTGTTCTGTTACTTTAAGTTCTTCAACTTTATATGTATAAGCTAGTTTATTATTTTTTACGCTGTTACCTACGTAGAAGTTGTAATCTCCTGCTTCTAATACGTAGCATGACTTGTTGCCTGTAACGCCTGAGTCATCATATGATGCAATTCCGTTAATATCGAAAGCAATCTTTAATGTCTGGCTCTGACCCTGTGCAAGATTTTCTGTTTTCTCGTATGCACAAAGCTGTCTTGCAGGCTGTCCCAAAGCTCCCTGTGGTGCTTCGTAATATACCTGAACAACTTCTTTTCCTGAGAACTTATCACCTGTGTTAGTTACCTTAACTTCTAATGTGATTTTTTCATCATCTGCATCTGCTGATACTGTTTCAATATCAAATGTTGTGTATGAAAGTCCGAAACCAAATTCAAATTGAACTTTTTCAGGTGCAAATGTTTCAAAATAACGATATCCTACATAAATGTCTTCTTTGTAAAGATTTGTAAGTTCGTTGCCAAAGTTGTCATTAGCAGGATAGTCTTCAATATCATAAGCTACTGTGTCAGGTAATTTACCGCTTGGTGTAGCCTTGCCTGAAAGTGCGTCAGCTACTGCGTTTCCACCTTCCATACCGCCCTGCCATACAATAATTACTGATTTGATGTGTCCCTTAAACTGTTCTTCATCAATCCACTTAAGGTCGATAATATTTGAAACGTTAAGAACTACACAAACATCTTCGAAAGCTTCTGTTATGTTCTTAAGGTTTTCTTTTTCTTCATCTGTAAGAAGATAGCTTCCTACCCAGTTGGCGTTGTCCTTATCTTCTCCTGCTGTACGTCCGATAATGTATACAGCCTTGTTAGTTGATTCTGCTTGTTTCTTTGCATAATCTGCTGTGATTTCCATATCTTTCTGGAACCATGGCTCGCATGCCCAGCCACCGCCACCGTTATCAAATGGATGGTCTTTTAACCATTCCTTATAGTCTTCAACTATAGTCTTGTTAAAGTTAAGGTTGCTGTTTTCAAATCCGTCCAAAATATTTGTTGTGTATTCAACGTTTACAGCTCCTCCTGAACCTGTTCCGCTTCTGTAGTACTCAATCATTGGTCTTCCAAAAACTGAAACCTTATCCTGTTCTGTTAATGGGAGTGTGTTGTTTTCATTCTTTAATAATACTATTCCCTCGACTGCCGCTTCGCGACTTTTGTCAGCAAACCCCTCAACAGGTACCCCCCTTAAATTGTTGTCCATTGGTTTCTCCTCCTCTTATTCTCATATAGCCTATTTTTTTCATTTTTCATATTTTATACTAAAAATCACTATATCATATAATTTTTGCAATTGCTAGATTTTATGGGAGGAAAAACGTTTTTATTAAGGGCGCTTTTGTCCCCCCTTTTGTGCAATTTTTTTAGGCTTTTTGCCCCATAAAAAAGCACATCTTTGCTTGTAAAAATTTTTTTGGTTGGTTTTTTTTATGTATTTTTACTATTTATTTATGGCTATTTTTGTTAATTTTGTTTTTTGTACTTTATTGCTTTAAAGCGTTATATGTTGTAAAATTATATTACTATACTTGAATGACAGAAAGGAATGAAACAATGGGAAAATATTTTCAGGAAGAAATTGAAACTGCCTCTCGTGAAAAGATTGAACAGATTCAAACAGACGGACTTTTAGACGTGGTAAAAAGAGTATACGAGAATGTACCTTTTTACAGAAAAAAAATGGTAGAAAAAGGTGTAACACCTGACGATATAAAATCTTTAAAAGATATTTCTAAGTTGCCTTTTTTAACGAAAGACGATTTAAGAGATGCTTATCCATACGGCTTATTAGCAGTACCTCTTAAAAATTGTGTACGTATTCACTCAACTTCAGGTACAACAGGTAAGCGTGTAGTAGATTTTTATACTAAGAAAGATATTGATATGTGGGAAGATGGATGTGCCAGAGCCCTTGTGGCTGCCGGTGGAACAGATGAAGATGTAGTTCACGTAGCTTATGGATATGGTCTTTTCACAGGTGGCTTCGGACTAAACGGTGGTTCACAGAAGGTTGGTTCTTTAACACTTCCTATGTCATCAGGTAACACTGACAGACAGCTTCAGTTTATGACTGATTTGGGTTCAACTATTCTTTGTTGTACACCTAGTTACGCTTCTTATTTGGCCGAATCTATTGAAGAACGGGGAATTAAGGATCAGATCAAATTAAAAGCCGGTATTTTTGGTGCAGAGGCTTGGTCAGAAGATATGAGAGCTGATATTGAAAACAGGCTTGGCATTAAGGCTTATGATATTTATGGACTTACTGAAATTGAAGGTCCGGGTGTTGCTTTTGAATGTGAGGAACAGAATGGTATGCATATTTGCGAAGACTATTTTATTCCGGAAATTGTTGATCCTGACACACTTGAACCTGTTCCTGACGGACAGATTGGTGAATTAGTATTTACAAGTTTTGCTAAAGAAGCATTTCCACTTATCAGATACCGTACAAAAGACATTACTTATATTACAAGAGAGAAGTGTAAATGCGGACGTACTCACGCACGTATTCACAGACTTATGGGACGTTCAGACGACATGCTTATTATTAAAGGTGTTAATGTTTATCCTTCACAGATTGAGGAAGTTCTTATTAAACAGGGCATGCCTGCCAACTACCAGCTTATTGTTGACCGTGTAAACAATAGCGATACTATGGAAGTTCTGGTTGAGATGACACCTGAAATGTTCTCTGATACAGTTAGCTCAATTGAGTCTAAGGAGAAAGATATTGTTACCGCTCTTAAGAGTATGCTTGGCATTTATGCTAAGGTTAAATTAGTTGAACCAAAATCAATTACACGTTCAGAAGGAAAAGCAGTTCGTGTTATAGATAAACGTAAAATTTAGGAGGTTTTTATATGTATATTCATCAGATTTCAGTGTTCATTGAAAACAAACCGGGTAATATTGCAAACTTTACCAATTTTCTTGCCGAACACAAAATAGATATGCGTGCATTCCAGATTGCCGATTCAAGCGATTTCGGAATCATTCGTATTATTGTAGACGATCCTTTTAATACTCTTACTCTGTTAAGAGACAACGATTGGATTTGTAACCTTACACACGTTATTGGCGTTAAGCTTCCGGATGAGCCGGGCTCAATGGCTAAGGCAATGAACGTTATTGCTTCTAACGGCTACAGCGTTGATTACGTTTACGCCTTTCTTGCAAGAGGCACAGATGATGCCCTTATGGTATTCCGTGTCAAGGACGAGGATACAGACAAAGTTGCCGCATTGCTAGTAAGGAGTGGAATGAAAACAGTGGACCAGGAAGACTTGGCTAAGATGTAGGAATGGAAACACTTCTTATAGACATTCTCTTTATCATCTATCATATACTTTTTGGGTATGGGGGAATGATGAAGAGAATGTCTATAAGCACGCGGCTGTCGCAGCATGCGTCAGCCGCTACAAATAAAAAAGAAGAGCCATCTTTTCATGCAAGCATGAAGATGGGCTCTTCTTTTTTATTTGTAGTGCAGGCACACGTTGCTTGTGTGCTTCGCGATTATTCTACTGTGTATGGCATTAATGCGATATTTCTAGCTCTCTTGATAGCTGTTGTAAGAGCTCTCTGATGTCTAGCACAGTTTCCTGTGATTCTTCTAGGAAGAATTTTTCCTCTTTCAGATACGTATCTCTTTAATGTAGCTACATCTTTATAATCGATTGCCTTGTTTTCGTTAGCACAAAATGCACAAACTTTTTTTCTTCTACGACCGCCTCTTCTTCTCATTGGAGAATCTGGTCTTTCACTCTTATTATATGGCATAACTTGACCTCCTATTTTCGTTAATGAGATTCTATTCGAATCTGTTAAAAGTTAAATGGTAACCCTGAATCATCTACACTGTCAGGAATGTTCATAAAACCGTCTCCTGCAGGTGCTGTTGGCTGTGATGCAACCGGCTGCTGTGGCTGATAGTTGTTACTATCTGCTGTAGCTTTGCTTTCTGCAAATTCCTGGTTTTCAACAACTACTTCTGTTGTGTAAACTGTCTTACCATCTTTGTCCTGATAACTGCCTGTCTGAATACGACCTTCGGCAACTATCTTAGTTCCCTGATGGAAATATTTTTCAGCAAATTCACCGCTTCTACCAAATGCTACACATCTGATAAAGTCAGCGCTCTGATCTCCATCTCTCTTAAATCTACGATCTACTGCTAATGTGTATCTCGCAATAGCCAACTGATTATCTCCTGATGTTGAATATCTAACTTCAGGATCACGAGTCAAACGACCCATAAGAATAACTTTATTCATATTATACCTCTCTAATGTATCAAACTATGCTTCTACTGCAACAGTCATAAATCTGATAACATTTTCCATAATACGAAGCTGGCTTTCTAACTCGCTAGGAAAATCTGTGTTTTCAGTGTCAATATCGATGAAGTAATAGAATGCTTCTGACATCTTCTGGATTTCGTAAGCTAATTTCTTCTTACCAGCTTCTTCGATCTTTGTAATTGTACCACCGAACTTTTCGATAAGTGCTTTTACCTTTTCTACTTCAGCTGTTCTTCCTTCATCATCAAGTTTTGCACTAACAACAACTGTTAATTCATATTTGTTCATGCTTCTACCTCCTTTTGGTCTCTGGCCTTTTCATTTGAAAAAGCAAGGATCATAACGATTACTCGTTATGCGTAATTAATATATATCACGAATTACTATAATATCAAAAAAAGCCCCTGTGTTCAAGGACTTTTTTTCATTTTGTGAATTTTTTTCCGAAATCTTTTGGTTTTAAACAAAGCTTTCGTTTTTTTATTTACTGCAAAATCTTCTTTACGCTTTTTTCGAAAGTTTTTCTTGGAACCATTACTATACGACCGCAGCCTTTACATTTCAACTTAAAATCTGCACCCGTTCTTATAATTTCCCATTCATTAGTTCCACAAGGATGCCCTTTTTTTAATGTTACTACTGTTCCAATATTATATTCCATTAGTCTACCACTCTTCCTATTCCAACTATATGCGAAATATTATTGTAGTTAATAGTCTGTCCACCTTTTTCTACCACTTTGCCTGCACCTGCATACATAGATACATGATAGATATTTAAAGTTCTTCCCGGTGTGCTGTATTTTACTGCCGCATTGTAATCTCCGTAAAAAATTAAATCACCCGGTTTCATATCATCTATGTCAATAAAACCATAATATACTATTTGATTTTTTTCTTTTAAATAATCAAACAGGCTTGCTGCTGTCTTTGCATAAGAACCACTTCCAAGTTTCTTGTTGTAGTGCTTGTATGATTTATAGCCTTTCCAAACCAAAGCTGAACAATCATAGTATCCTTTTCTCATTCTTTTTGGCTGACTATATTTCCAATGATTAACTATGTACATAGCCCTATTTACAATCTTGTACATACCTTTTGCATATACTTCGATTCTATAAGACTTGTGAATATTTCCGATTTTTACATCAACATATGTAACTCCTGAATTTACACCTTTAACGATACCATCGCCTGAAACTGTGGCAACGCTTTCATTTCTGCTTGTAAATTCAGGAACTGTACCTGTGTCGCCCAAAATAGGAAACTGTACTTTTTCACCTTTTTTTATAACTGCCTTTAAATTATTAACTGTTGGATTAACAACTGTATACTTTATGTTGAATACTTTTCCATCTACATTTGCTGTAATTGTACCCGTTCCCGGTTTTGTGCCTAAAACTGCCGCTTTCTTTTCATAAGTTGTTAAAGTGGCACATTTTTTGTTTGAATTAGTCCAAGTAATAGTACTATGTTCTCCTAAACCTTTAAAAGAAATATACTGCTGTCTTTCATTGCCTAATGCTGTTCCATAAACAATTAACTTCTGAACTTCCGTTTCAGGGTTTGAAACATAAATTGTATTTGTATATGTAACAACATTTTTGTTTTTGTATGTAACCTTTGCTGTAATGTTAACTTTGCCTTCATTTACTGCTTTCAAAGTAGCTTTAAGCTTGCTTCCACTTACTGCTGAAAGTTTTGAAACAACATCGCTATTCCCAACACTCCACTTGCATGACTTAACATTACTTTCGTCTATTCCATCTACCATAACAGTAAAATTCTGACCTTTTGCCTGGCTTACAAAACCGTTAACCTTTGTTCCGTCAGCGTTAACTTTTTTAATACTGATTCCGTTAGAATCATACAATCTGTTATTTATATCACTTGACAAAACATTTATTGTACATTTGCTATATCCCTGTGAGGATTTCGCTGTTATTTCCGCTTTACCCGGATTTAACGCCTCAACAGTACCTTCTTTATTGACTTTTGCTATTGAGTCATTTGAAGACATATATGAAATTTTATTAACTGACTTTGCTACAACCATACCTGTCTGGCCTTCTGTTAATGTTGTAGGATATTTCGTTATGACAACATTCTTAGAAGTATCAGGAACTGTAACCTTGCAAGTCATTGTTCTTGATTTACAAGTTGCAGTAATTGTTGCAGCTCCATAATTTACAGCTCTAATTCTACCTTTTTTTGAAACAGTAACTGCAAATTTATTAGATGTTCTCCATTTAACTTTCGTTCTCGCTGAAACATTTTTAACTTTTATTTTTTTTCTTTTGCCCTTTTCTAATGTTACTGTACTTTTAGAAATCGTAGGTGTTGCTCCATAAGCCAATTCACTTTTTAATTGAAGTCCTGAAATAATAGCTGCCATCACGATTATTATTCCAATTGTTCTCTTTAAAAATTTCATCTTTTCCTTCTTTCATTCTTTATCTGTCACATTATTTTGCTGTTTTAAAGTTCTTCTTTCTCCATTTTCCGTAAGTTGTACCGTTTGAAGTCTTTACATAACCTCTAACTCTTACGTAATATTTTTTATTTGCCTTTAACTTTTTAAATTTATAGCTAATTTTCTTAGTTGTCTTTGTTACTGCCTTCTTGAATTTTGAAGATCTAGACAACTGAAGCTGATATCCTGATACTTTTGCAATCTTTTTATAAATTACCTTGGCACTCTTCTTAGTTTTTACGATCTTTGTTATCCTTGTATTTCCAACGCTAACTTTCTGTGCTGTAGGTTTCTGAGTTTTTGTTACCTTTGCAGTTGTAGTTGGTGTTGGTGCAACTGTAGTTGTCTTTGCTGTTGTTGTAGTTGTTTCTACTGCTGCTGATGTTGTTGTCTCTGCTGTTGCAGGTGTAGTTGTTTCTACTGCCACTGGTGTTGTTGT containing:
- a CDS encoding single-stranded DNA-binding protein translates to MNKVILMGRLTRDPEVRYSTSGDNQLAIARYTLAVDRRFKRDGDQSADFIRCVAFGRSGEFAEKYFHQGTKIVAEGRIQTGSYQDKDGKTVYTTEVVVENQEFAESKATADSNNYQPQQPVASQPTAPAGDGFMNIPDSVDDSGLPFNF
- the rpsR gene encoding 30S ribosomal protein S18, encoding MPYNKSERPDSPMRRRGGRRRKKVCAFCANENKAIDYKDVATLKRYVSERGKILPRRITGNCARHQRALTTAIKRARNIALMPYTVE
- a CDS encoding glycoside hydrolase family 3 protein gives rise to the protein MDNNLRGVPVEGFADKSREAAVEGIVLLKNENNTLPLTEQDKVSVFGRPMIEYYRSGTGSGGAVNVEYTTNILDGFENSNLNFNKTIVEDYKEWLKDHPFDNGGGGWACEPWFQKDMEITADYAKKQAESTNKAVYIIGRTAGEDKDNANWVGSYLLTDEEKENLKNITEAFEDVCVVLNVSNIIDLKWIDEEQFKGHIKSVIIVWQGGMEGGNAVADALSGKATPSGKLPDTVAYDIEDYPANDNFGNELTNLYKEDIYVGYRYFETFAPEKVQFEFGFGLSYTTFDIETVSADADDEKITLEVKVTNTGDKFSGKEVVQVYYEAPQGALGQPARQLCAYEKTENLAQGQSQTLKIAFDINGIASYDDSGVTGNKSCYVLEAGDYNFYVGNSVKNNKLAYTYKVEELKVTEQLSEAACPNDENLTLMKPGKRKEDGTYEITYVPSQKPTVDMAKRIEDNLPKDMKITGDVGITLQDVKAGKNTIEEFVAQLTVAELAQIVRGEGMSNPRVTKGTASAFGGLSDTLFAYGIPAACCADGPSGLRMEGKATQLPIGTALSASWNPKLVRELYTMEGQELYGNQVDTLLGPGVNIHRHPLNGRNFEYYSEDPYLSGTMSVASTGGIKDGGAWGTIKHFALNGQESHRFKIDAVCSERAIRQIYLKSFEMAVKAGTVKTLMTAYNPINGHWAASNYDLCTTILRNEWGYDGIVMTDWWAKMNDVVEGGEESNQDTRDMVRSQNDVYMVVNNNGSEVNSNNDNTEESIKEGRLTIGELQRAAINICNFILSAPVIERELVDTDVAKHYDSVPNDQAKYEVFNIEKDNKVMFNSGAEATLEVEDEGEYTIIVNISFDKSNLSQSTVNVNANGTTMVVIQTNGTDGNWITQKLCKVKLDKGVYNLKLEEVLAGIKVKYIQFKKIPKKNK
- a CDS encoding phenylacetate--CoA ligase family protein — protein: MGKYFQEEIETASREKIEQIQTDGLLDVVKRVYENVPFYRKKMVEKGVTPDDIKSLKDISKLPFLTKDDLRDAYPYGLLAVPLKNCVRIHSTSGTTGKRVVDFYTKKDIDMWEDGCARALVAAGGTDEDVVHVAYGYGLFTGGFGLNGGSQKVGSLTLPMSSGNTDRQLQFMTDLGSTILCCTPSYASYLAESIEERGIKDQIKLKAGIFGAEAWSEDMRADIENRLGIKAYDIYGLTEIEGPGVAFECEEQNGMHICEDYFIPEIVDPDTLEPVPDGQIGELVFTSFAKEAFPLIRYRTKDITYITREKCKCGRTHARIHRLMGRSDDMLIIKGVNVYPSQIEEVLIKQGMPANYQLIVDRVNNSDTMEVLVEMTPEMFSDTVSSIESKEKDIVTALKSMLGIYAKVKLVEPKSITRSEGKAVRVIDKRKI
- a CDS encoding hydratase, encoding MITLSKGGAYLIGGTEVVETGAGSEELLKNKLGDKYLTKEDAAKNTMAYGILNEHNTSGNMDKLQIKFDKLTSHDITFVGIIQTARASGLEKFPIPYVLTNCHNSLCAVGGTINEDDHMFGLTCAKKYGGIYVPPHQAVIHQFAREMLAGGGKMILGSDSHTRYGALGTMAMGEGGPELVKQLLSQTYDINMPEVIGIYMTGEPAKGVGPQDVALAIIGEVFDKGYVKNKVMEFVGPGVSNLSADFRIGVDVMTTETTCLSSIWRTDEKIKEFYDIHGRVDEYKELNPGEVTYYDGIVYVDLSKIKPMIAMPFHPSNTYTIEELNANLEDILHDVEKKALVSLDGQVDYKLTNKIRDGKLYVDQGIIAGCAGGGFENICAAADILKGHSIGADEFTLSVYPASMPVYMELIKNGCAADIMATGGVMKTAFCGPCFGAGDTPANNAFSIRHSTRNFPNREGSKLQNGQISSVALMDARSIAATAANKGYLTAATDVDVEFKGRKYHFDKSIYENRVFDSHGIADPDTEIQFGPNIKDWPEMVALTDNLLLKVVSEIHDPVTTTDELIPSGETSSYRSNPLGLAEFALSRKDPEYVGKAKEVQKAEKAREAGQNPVDALPEVGGVFEALKSNLPQYKIDNDTVGIGSTIFAVKPGDGSAREQAASCQKVLGGWANIACEYATKRYRSNLINWGMLPFIYESEELPFKNGDYIFVPEIVEAVKNKATDVQAYVVDDDKNVKPFTLKLGEMTDDERDIILKGCLINYNRK